A single region of the Pristis pectinata isolate sPriPec2 chromosome 25, sPriPec2.1.pri, whole genome shotgun sequence genome encodes:
- the ndufa4a gene encoding cytochrome c oxidase subunit NDUFA4L, whose protein sequence is MFRLMYQQARSHPSLIPLFVFIGSGSIGASLYLLRLALRNPDVCWNHKSNPEPWNKIAPTDQYKFFSVNMDYSKLKKDRPDF, encoded by the exons ATGTTCCGACTGATGTACCAGCAGGCGAGGAGCCACCCCAGT CTAATTCCACTGTTTGTTTTCATTGGATCTGGAAGTATTGGAGCGAGCCTTTATCTCCTGCGGCTTGCTCTCCGCAACCCTGATGTTTG TTGGAATCACAAGAGCAACCctgaaccatggaataaaattGCACCTACTGACCAGTACAAG TTCTTTTCGGTGAACATGGACTACAGTAAACTGAAGAAGGATCGACCAGACTTTTAA